From the genome of Leguminivora glycinivorella isolate SPB_JAAS2020 chromosome Z, LegGlyc_1.1, whole genome shotgun sequence, one region includes:
- the LOC125240981 gene encoding myotubularin-related protein 9, which produces MEFIELISINKLDGVILKYPHQDNVDGTVCITGHHLILSSRKEGVRELWLLHRNIDSIEKKENKPVNGIMQGGSLFLKCKDLRIFQLEISSSAELNMLAQTLENLSGLQDPSLFYPFFYRHMHPIMENGHTLYSIEGEFTKVLATEEWRISRVNQNYTVCPAYSKAVVVPKSVDDDILALAATFRQGGRFPVLSYRHNNGAVLVRAGQPLYGPKHRRCRPDEAILNAVVGPGMKGIIYDLRSTNAISQQQSKGGGTESNSNYSQWKIYNRSMDDVDNQQQLLESYAKLIEACNDREISSDKWISRLESCGWPESVRNALHTACIVAQHIHQKAEPVLVHGTRGEDATLLVCSLVQIILNPDCRTIRGFQALVEREWLAAGHPFGARHRCGPYSPAARAAPTFLLLLDCVRQFLEQYPCSFEYRQSFLITLFEHSYASQFGTFLCDSEQEREYRGVSEQTTSVWSWINQPDELSAYINPLYDPTPSVIWPSVAPMSFVIWEELYLRWSVPQSTEQREEQYGVIRAREQSLRARAHALRRELLDLAAQYYAPQDKQELLLLN; this is translated from the exons ATGGAATTTATAGAgcttatatcaataaataaattggatggtgttattttaaaatatcctCACCAGGATAACGTAGATGGAACGGTGTGTATCACTGGACATCATCTCATTTTGAGTTCACGAAAAGAAGGCGTTCGTGAACTATGG CTTCTTCATAGAAACATAGATAGCATTGAAAAAAAGGAAAACAAGCCTGTGAATGGCATTATGCAGGGAGGCTCTTTGTTCCTGAAGTGCAAAGACCTGCGGATATTCCAGCTGGAGATCAGCTCCAGTGCAGAACTGAACATGCTGGCTCAGACCTTGGAAAATCTCTCCGGCCTACAAGACCCTAGCCTTTTCTATCCATTTTTTTATAGACATATGCACCCAATTATGGAAAATGGGCACACATTATACAG TATAGAGGGTGAATTCACAAAAGTGTTGGCGACAGAGGAGTGGAGGATATCTCGAGTCAATCAAAACTACACCGTGTGCCCGGCCTACTCAAAGGCGGTGGTGGTGCCGAAAAGTGTAGATGATGATATTTTAGCTCTGGCTGCTACATTCAGACAAGGCGGCCGGTTTCCTGTTCTCTCCTATAGGCACAACAATGGG GCAGTGTTGGTGCGGGCGGGGCAGCCGCTGTACGGGCCGAAGCACCGGCGCTGCCGGCCCGACGAGGCCATCCTCAACGCGGTCGTGGGCCCGGGCATGAAGGGCATCATATACGACCTGAGGAGCACGAATGCCATCTCACAGCAGCAGAGTAAAG GCGGCGGCACAGAGAGCAACTCCAACTACTCCCAGTGGAAGATCTACAACAGGTCGATGGACGACGTTGACAATCAGCAGCAGCTACTGGAGAGCTACGCCAAACTTATTGAAG CCTGCAACGACCGCGAGATATCGAGCGACAAGTGGATATCGCGGCTGGAGTCGTGCGGCTGGCCGGAGAGCGTGCGCAACGCGTTACACACCGCCTGCATCGTGGCGCAACACATACACCAG AAAGCTGAGCCGGTGCTGGTTCACGGCACGCGCGGCGAAGACGCCACGCTGCTCGTGTGTTCGCTGGTGCAGATTATACTCAACCCCGACTGCAGGACCATACGAGG TTTCCAGGCGCTGGTGGAGCGCGAATGGCTGGCGGCGGGGCACCCGTTCGGCGCGCGGCACCGCTGCGGGCCCTACTcccccgccgcccgcgccgcgcccACCTTCCTGCTGTTACTGGACTGCGTGCGCCAGTTCCTAGAACAGTACCCCTGCAGCTTCGAGTACCGACAGTCCTTCCTCATCACGCTGTTCGAGCACTCGTATGCGAGTCAATTCG GTACCTTCCTCTGTGACAGCGAACAAGAGCGCGAGTACCGCGGCGTGAGCGAGCAGACGACCAGCGTCTGGTCGTGGATCAACCAGCCAGACGAGCTCTCCGCCTACATCAACCCGCTGTACGACCCCACGCCGTCCGTCATCTGGCCCTCCGTGGCGCCCATGAGCTTCGTCATATGGGAGG AGCTGTACCTGCGCTGGTCGGTCCCGCAGTCGACGGAGCAGCGTGAGGAGCAGTACGGCGTGATCCGCGCGCGCGAGCAGTCGCTCCGCGCGCGTGCGCACGCCCTGCGCCGCGAACTGCTCGACCTGGCTGCGCAGTACTACGCGCCGCAGGACAAGCAGGAACTCCTGCTGCTCAACTAG